A region from the Phycisphaerales bacterium genome encodes:
- a CDS encoding alpha/beta fold hydrolase: protein MRNAVIRWSILLPLIAFFLWSTGCMERMFYYPQVGLTPVTEAPPGSEAVEFASADRTRLFGWFIPARGATTAEQRRQHATILHVHGNAGNILSHAYFTEHLPRAAFNVFLFDFRGYGQSEGAAQHRDDLIADTNAALDALLSRDDVDPARIGMYGQSLGGAIGPNVMAQRSEIRCAVFESPFSSWRDAAASAVGGDPPFFGAAWLAAICIPDHARPVDAIAHIDRPMLLLHGDADVVVPASHSRRLQAASAGHAELIILPGGGHNTLRESHPQIDQMMVDFFSAHLGAER from the coding sequence GTGCGGAACGCCGTCATCCGCTGGTCGATTCTGCTGCCGCTCATTGCGTTCTTTCTCTGGAGCACGGGCTGCATGGAGCGGATGTTCTATTACCCGCAGGTCGGACTGACGCCGGTCACCGAGGCGCCGCCTGGGAGCGAAGCGGTGGAGTTTGCTTCGGCCGACCGCACCCGCCTCTTCGGCTGGTTCATCCCGGCGCGCGGCGCGACGACGGCCGAGCAGCGGCGGCAGCACGCAACGATTCTGCACGTGCACGGCAATGCCGGCAACATCCTCAGCCACGCCTATTTCACCGAACACCTGCCGCGCGCGGCCTTCAACGTCTTTCTCTTCGACTTCCGAGGTTATGGCCAGAGCGAGGGAGCGGCGCAGCATCGTGACGATCTCATTGCCGACACGAACGCCGCGCTCGATGCGCTGCTGTCGCGCGATGATGTCGATCCGGCGCGGATCGGGATGTACGGCCAGTCGCTCGGCGGGGCGATCGGCCCGAACGTCATGGCGCAGCGAAGCGAGATCCGCTGCGCGGTGTTCGAGTCGCCGTTCTCGAGTTGGCGCGACGCCGCAGCGAGCGCGGTGGGAGGCGATCCGCCGTTTTTCGGCGCCGCATGGCTGGCGGCCATCTGCATTCCCGATCATGCGCGACCTGTGGACGCCATCGCGCACATCGACCGACCGATGCTGCTGCTCCATGGCGATGCGGATGTCGTCGTGCCGGCCAGCCACAGCCGCCGGTTGCAGGCTGCGTCAGCGGGCCACGCAGAACTCATCATCCTGCCCGGCGGCGGGCACAACACCTTGCGCGAAAGCCACCCGCAGATCGACCAGATGATGGTCGACTTCTTCAGCGCGCATCTCGGCGCCGAGCGGTAG
- a CDS encoding endonuclease/exonuclease/phosphatase family protein produces the protein MTTETTPDHPKIRSTARTALLVCVHLAGLGVVAASLLGHLGRHGLIFELMSHFRVQYALLLLAGAATLLALRSRRLAILTAAVGMMDVVAVWPYVMPARYAALAAVESRPSLRVLSQNVNTANDQFAQVLSLVEAEQPDVVLLLEVNARWMVQMRPLDASYPYHISSPRSDNFGIALWSRFELLEPRIEPMTETAVPTLIARINAPGGELRFIGTHPLPPVSSRYLALRNEQLGLIAAEAARSDLPTIVAGDLNITPWSPAFADLLRNGHLHNTSRGHGLQRTWPASNWLMRIPIDHVLVSSAVHATSRRVGPDVGSDHRAVIADLRVSNRP, from the coding sequence GTGACCACCGAGACCACCCCGGATCATCCAAAGATCCGCAGCACCGCACGGACGGCGCTCCTCGTGTGCGTGCACCTGGCCGGGCTCGGCGTCGTTGCCGCGAGCCTGCTCGGACATCTCGGCCGGCATGGGCTCATCTTCGAACTCATGTCCCACTTTCGCGTGCAGTATGCGCTTTTGCTGCTCGCGGGCGCTGCGACTCTGCTCGCGCTGCGCTCGCGGCGCCTGGCGATTCTCACTGCCGCCGTGGGCATGATGGATGTGGTCGCCGTCTGGCCCTATGTCATGCCTGCACGCTACGCAGCGCTCGCGGCGGTCGAATCGAGACCATCGTTGCGAGTACTGAGCCAAAACGTCAACACGGCCAATGATCAGTTCGCGCAGGTGCTCTCGCTCGTCGAGGCCGAGCAGCCCGATGTGGTGCTGCTGCTCGAAGTCAATGCACGCTGGATGGTGCAGATGCGGCCGCTCGACGCGTCATATCCCTATCACATTTCAAGTCCGCGGAGCGACAACTTCGGCATCGCGCTGTGGAGCCGGTTTGAACTGCTCGAGCCGCGCATCGAGCCGATGACCGAGACGGCCGTCCCGACGCTCATCGCGCGGATCAACGCGCCCGGCGGCGAGCTGCGTTTCATCGGCACGCACCCGCTGCCGCCGGTCAGTTCGCGTTACCTGGCGCTGCGCAACGAACAACTCGGTCTCATCGCCGCGGAAGCCGCGCGCAGCGATCTTCCGACCATCGTCGCAGGCGATCTGAACATCACACCCTGGTCGCCTGCCTTCGCCGATCTGCTCCGAAACGGCCACCTCCACAACACCTCGCGCGGCCACGGCCTCCAGCGCACCTGGCCCGCGTCAAACTGGCTCATGCGCATCCCGATCGACCACGTGCTGGTGAGCAGCGCCGTTCACGCGACATCGCGGCGAGTCGGCCCAGACGTCGGATCGGATCATCGCGCGGTGATCGCGGATCTGCGAGTGAGCAACAGACCCTGA
- a CDS encoding hybrid sensor histidine kinase/response regulator, which translates to MKVLIVEDDPGQIRLVKHLLERSGFEFKVQSADSVAAALAALKKTPPDVVLLDLTLGDSVGLTTVRTMARAARDVPIVVVTASDRPEIGLESLRLGAQDFLRKDEMDGAVLVRSMQFAHERKRVQLAQRERRHLREAVREAERVLGIVGHELRTPLAALRATTEFLLSPEAKESAEWDVFLHALHNEVIRMAELVNNMLEAARLNSRRSMWCWGPVNVTEACDAALNVLRPLVAHGRVELRCRHERENLHLRGDANAIQRLVLNLVSNSAKFTHDGFIELRTRQYLEGGRSWVELRVEDSGTGISEEVVSKLGDAFVLSAGALGSDYVKGTGLGLAICKAIVDVHGGELTVASDAGKGTVFTASLRADLERPMRGSRRIRREGERRAA; encoded by the coding sequence ATGAAGGTGCTCATCGTTGAAGACGACCCAGGGCAGATACGGCTGGTTAAACACTTGCTCGAACGCAGCGGGTTCGAGTTCAAGGTGCAGTCGGCCGACTCCGTTGCGGCCGCGCTGGCGGCGCTGAAGAAGACCCCGCCCGATGTCGTCCTACTCGACCTGACACTCGGCGACTCCGTCGGGCTGACGACCGTCCGGACGATGGCCCGCGCGGCTCGTGACGTTCCGATCGTGGTTGTCACTGCCTCGGACCGGCCCGAGATCGGGCTGGAGTCGTTGCGACTCGGAGCCCAGGACTTCCTCCGCAAAGACGAAATGGATGGTGCGGTCCTGGTGCGCAGCATGCAATTCGCGCACGAGCGCAAGCGCGTTCAGCTCGCGCAGCGGGAGCGGCGCCATCTGCGCGAAGCCGTTCGCGAGGCCGAGCGCGTGTTGGGGATCGTGGGACACGAGCTGCGCACGCCGCTGGCGGCGCTTCGGGCCACGACGGAGTTTCTGCTCTCGCCGGAGGCGAAGGAGTCCGCTGAATGGGACGTTTTCCTGCACGCCCTGCACAACGAAGTCATCCGAATGGCCGAGCTCGTCAACAACATGCTCGAAGCCGCGCGGCTCAACAGCAGACGATCAATGTGGTGCTGGGGGCCGGTCAACGTCACCGAGGCCTGTGACGCGGCGCTAAACGTGCTGCGTCCCCTGGTCGCTCACGGGCGGGTCGAATTGCGATGCCGGCACGAGCGGGAGAACCTGCACCTCCGCGGCGATGCGAACGCCATCCAGCGGCTTGTTCTCAATCTGGTGAGCAACTCCGCGAAATTCACGCACGATGGGTTCATCGAGCTGCGCACCCGGCAGTACCTCGAAGGCGGGCGCTCATGGGTCGAATTGCGCGTCGAAGACTCCGGCACTGGAATCTCGGAGGAGGTCGTGTCGAAACTCGGCGATGCGTTCGTTCTCAGCGCCGGCGCGCTTGGGTCAGATTATGTGAAGGGAACCGGACTGGGCCTGGCCATCTGCAAGGCCATCGTTGACGTCCACGGAGGCGAACTGACCGTCGCGTCCGACGCCGGAAAGGGCACGGTCTTCACTGCGAGTCTCAGAGCGGATCTCGAGCGGCCGATGCGCGGGTCACGGCGCATCCGGCGCGAAGGTGAAAGGCGGGCCGCATGA
- a CDS encoding HDOD domain-containing protein, translated as MTAILLVDDMELFREPIAAALRSRGFDVCTAGDGHAALRLARNQPPDLVLLDLAMPGMDGLSVLGVMRGDPRLHDLPVILLTAVADRDYVIRAAKLGAKHYLLKTQFSIDQLIARVKTVLAERAVALEQPSQPPGDCEAAGGAVTGATKSRTPAESTDDAREADRETLDSPAARLKTMRPLLKRSEMYDRIDGTGELHALSPTVSKVIRLTEQESSTAEDIAKVIRQDSAVAIKILRLANSVAFSRGQLVDTLDKAVARLGIAAVRQAMLNLNVIEKFGATNLCGDVNIGRFWEHSIGCGIIAAQLARHRGEEESELAFTMGLVHDLGRLLFMQELGETYGQVLETARNLGLPLEQVESRLLMVTHAEVMDRLLHAWHFPKELIDPVVFHHLPVADIQHMAPKRSNEVVALALADRLCHALLIGDSGNRVLYPIAEYCGALGLDGEAISNVVETASNETSELKLALLAESSGGAWADAREEVRAQLPGEFHPLVVSEQPVFDPIRIWCGQLGDGVYEAPNLAIVHASSPEAVPMLLDRLGQLEREEGVSGLPLLILLPEGAAQLDARLMRRQHKQLRIPLLESTLVESIKNLLEPSASNQAA; from the coding sequence ATGACGGCGATACTGCTCGTTGACGACATGGAACTCTTCCGCGAGCCCATCGCCGCTGCCTTGCGTTCGCGCGGCTTCGATGTTTGTACCGCCGGAGACGGACACGCCGCGCTTCGACTTGCCCGCAACCAGCCTCCGGATCTTGTCCTGCTCGACCTCGCCATGCCGGGCATGGACGGGCTGAGCGTGCTGGGAGTGATGCGAGGTGATCCTCGCTTGCACGATCTGCCCGTGATTCTGCTCACCGCCGTGGCCGACCGTGACTACGTGATTCGCGCCGCCAAACTCGGCGCCAAGCATTACCTGCTCAAGACACAGTTCTCGATCGACCAGCTCATCGCCCGCGTCAAGACGGTGCTCGCCGAGCGCGCCGTTGCGTTGGAGCAACCCTCTCAGCCCCCCGGGGATTGTGAGGCCGCCGGCGGCGCCGTCACCGGCGCGACCAAGTCGCGCACGCCGGCCGAGTCCACTGATGACGCCCGTGAGGCGGACCGTGAAACGCTCGACAGCCCGGCCGCCCGCCTCAAGACGATGCGACCTCTGCTCAAGCGGTCGGAGATGTACGATCGAATTGACGGCACGGGAGAACTGCATGCGCTGTCGCCGACCGTCTCGAAGGTGATCAGACTCACCGAACAGGAAAGCAGCACCGCCGAGGACATCGCCAAGGTCATCAGGCAGGATTCCGCCGTGGCGATCAAGATCCTTCGACTGGCGAACTCAGTCGCGTTCAGTCGGGGCCAGTTGGTCGACACGCTCGACAAGGCCGTGGCGCGCCTCGGCATTGCCGCCGTGCGCCAGGCCATGCTCAATCTGAACGTCATCGAGAAGTTCGGCGCGACGAATCTCTGCGGCGATGTAAACATCGGCCGATTCTGGGAGCACTCGATCGGCTGCGGCATCATCGCCGCTCAACTTGCACGCCATCGCGGTGAGGAGGAATCTGAACTCGCCTTCACCATGGGCCTCGTGCACGACCTCGGCCGGCTGCTCTTCATGCAGGAACTGGGCGAAACGTATGGCCAGGTGCTTGAAACGGCCCGAAACCTCGGCCTGCCGCTCGAGCAGGTCGAGTCTCGTCTGCTCATGGTGACTCACGCCGAGGTGATGGACCGGCTGCTGCATGCCTGGCACTTCCCGAAGGAACTGATCGATCCGGTCGTGTTTCACCACCTGCCCGTCGCAGACATTCAGCACATGGCGCCCAAGCGCTCCAACGAAGTGGTGGCGCTGGCTCTCGCCGACCGGCTCTGCCACGCACTGCTGATTGGTGACAGCGGCAATCGCGTGCTCTATCCGATCGCTGAATACTGCGGTGCGCTCGGGCTGGATGGCGAAGCGATCTCGAATGTCGTAGAGACCGCGTCGAATGAGACGAGCGAACTCAAACTGGCGCTGCTGGCCGAATCATCCGGTGGCGCCTGGGCCGATGCGCGTGAAGAGGTTCGCGCACAACTGCCCGGTGAATTCCATCCGCTGGTGGTCTCCGAACAGCCGGTCTTCGATCCGATCCGCATCTGGTGCGGCCAGCTTGGGGACGGAGTGTACGAAGCCCCGAACCTGGCCATTGTGCACGCGTCCTCGCCGGAAGCAGTTCCGATGCTGCTCGACCGCCTGGGGCAGTTGGAGCGTGAGGAAGGCGTCAGCGGGCTGCCGCTGCTGATCCTGCTGCCGGAGGGCGCGGCTCAGCTCGACGCCCGGCTCATGCGGCGGCAGCACAAGCAGCTTCGAATCCCACTTCTCGAATCAACGCTTGTGGAATCCATCAAGAATCTTCTCGAGCCTTCGGCCAGCAATCAGGCAGCTTGA
- a CDS encoding SLC13 family permease — translation MIHTALTMLAQAGDQPPAPPSWQAWATVGVILLILVMLIWNRVSTDVLIVGGVTLLVLMGILTPREAVAGMANEGMLTVAVLFVVVAGLQETGGVTWLGQRLLGRPKNIIAAQMRLMIPVAGFSAVMNNTPLVAMLIPAVSEWAKQHHLSVSKLMIPLSYAAIFGGTCTLIGTSTNLVVAGLWLESFPEREPIGMFDIAWLGVPCCAVGITYLLVFSRWLLPDRKPPLSPQDDPRAYTVEMTVDANGPLIGKTIEEAGLRQLTGLFLAEIDRQGQVLPAVGPQERLLAGDRLVFVGIVDSIVDLHRVRGLTPASDQVFKLDAPRVQRCLIEAVVSDTCGLVGKTIRDGQFRTVYNAVVIAVARNGERIKKKIGDIVLRAGDTLLLEAHPNFAEQQRNSRDFYLVSKIENSNPPRHEKAVLAMLILVGMIAAITLLGVPVLVGAMTAAGLMIITRCVPGNVARKSVDWQVLVVIAASFALGNALEVTGAAQSIAHTLVGLASDNPWATLIIIYGVTMLFTELITNNAAAVLIFPIAHSISQQLNVDFTPYAMSVMMAASASFSTPIGYQTNLMVLGPGGYKFTDYFRVGIPLNLTMWAITSCLAPVIWPFHQ, via the coding sequence GTGATTCATACCGCTCTGACCATGCTCGCGCAGGCCGGCGACCAGCCCCCGGCGCCTCCGTCGTGGCAGGCGTGGGCCACGGTCGGCGTCATCCTGCTCATTCTCGTCATGCTCATCTGGAATCGCGTGAGCACCGATGTGCTCATCGTCGGCGGTGTAACGCTGCTGGTGCTCATGGGCATTCTGACGCCGAGGGAAGCGGTGGCGGGCATGGCCAATGAGGGCATGCTGACCGTCGCAGTGCTCTTCGTGGTCGTCGCCGGCCTGCAGGAGACCGGCGGGGTGACGTGGCTGGGACAGCGCCTCCTCGGCCGGCCAAAGAACATCATCGCGGCGCAGATGCGGCTCATGATCCCCGTGGCCGGCTTCAGCGCGGTCATGAACAACACGCCGCTCGTGGCAATGCTGATCCCCGCCGTCTCCGAATGGGCCAAGCAGCATCACCTGAGCGTTTCGAAACTCATGATCCCGCTCAGCTACGCCGCGATCTTCGGCGGCACGTGCACGCTGATTGGCACGAGCACGAACCTCGTTGTCGCCGGCCTGTGGCTTGAGAGTTTCCCGGAGCGCGAGCCGATCGGTATGTTCGACATCGCCTGGCTCGGCGTACCGTGCTGTGCCGTGGGCATCACCTATCTGCTCGTGTTCAGCCGGTGGCTGCTGCCTGACCGCAAGCCGCCGCTGAGCCCGCAGGACGACCCGCGCGCCTACACGGTGGAGATGACCGTGGACGCAAACGGTCCGCTTATCGGCAAGACCATCGAAGAAGCCGGACTGCGGCAACTCACGGGCCTGTTCCTCGCCGAAATCGATCGCCAGGGACAGGTGCTGCCCGCCGTGGGGCCGCAGGAGCGGCTGTTGGCCGGCGACCGCCTCGTGTTCGTGGGCATTGTGGATTCCATCGTCGACCTGCATCGCGTTCGCGGTCTCACTCCCGCGAGCGACCAGGTGTTCAAACTCGACGCGCCGCGAGTCCAGCGTTGCCTCATCGAAGCGGTGGTCTCCGACACCTGCGGCCTGGTGGGCAAGACGATCCGAGACGGCCAGTTTCGCACGGTGTACAACGCCGTGGTCATTGCCGTGGCCCGCAACGGCGAGCGCATCAAGAAGAAGATCGGCGACATCGTGCTTCGCGCCGGCGATACGCTGCTGCTCGAAGCGCATCCGAATTTCGCCGAGCAGCAGCGCAACAGCCGCGACTTCTACCTCGTCAGCAAGATCGAGAACTCCAACCCGCCGCGACACGAGAAGGCCGTGCTGGCGATGCTCATCCTCGTGGGGATGATCGCCGCGATTACCCTGCTCGGCGTGCCGGTTCTCGTCGGCGCCATGACCGCGGCGGGACTGATGATCATCACGCGCTGCGTGCCGGGCAATGTCGCGCGAAAGAGCGTGGACTGGCAGGTGCTCGTAGTGATTGCCGCGTCCTTCGCGTTGGGCAACGCCCTTGAAGTGACCGGGGCCGCGCAGTCAATCGCTCACACTCTCGTCGGGCTGGCGTCGGACAACCCGTGGGCCACGCTCATCATCATCTACGGCGTGACGATGCTCTTTACGGAATTGATCACAAACAACGCTGCGGCGGTGCTCATCTTCCCGATCGCCCATTCAATCTCGCAGCAGTTGAATGTGGATTTCACGCCATATGCCATGTCGGTCATGATGGCGGCGTCCGCGAGTTTTTCGACGCCCATCGGCTATCAGACCAACCTCATGGTGCTCGGACCGGGCGGGTACAAGTTCACTGACTACTTCCGCGTGGGCATCCCGCTGAACCTCACGATGTGGGCGATCACCTCGTGCCTGGCGCCGGTGATCTGGCCGTTCCACCAATGA
- a CDS encoding amidohydrolase, with the protein MATNTTSLASRVSELIAQDLDYLIRFRHDLHAHPELKYEERRTSRRVREELAAAGIEFVGDLAGGTGVLAHVPGSGNGDAIGLRADMDALPIVEENEIEYRSTTPGVMHACGHDGHTTICLGAARVLKRLSEEDGLPRSVKFVFQPAEEGGAGGRRMVEDGCLTDQVLGPRIGEMFGLHCWPVLPLGTVATRPGPLLAATDHFTVTMRGKMGHAASPHFSHDPIVAASELVMALQCIVSRNVDPLESMVISVTKFHGGSAYNVIPEEVEIAGTMRTLTDEMRRFGRTRFYETALNVAAIHRCVAEIEWEQGYPVTRNDAGAVEAFFKVARQAVGEERATLYPVPCMGGEDFSYYCNEVPSCFFLLGQQRRPDEPYPMVHTPRFNFNDDSIALGVEMFCRLALGIGRD; encoded by the coding sequence ATGGCCACAAACACCACCAGCCTTGCGAGCCGTGTCTCTGAACTGATCGCCCAGGATCTCGATTACCTCATCAGATTTCGCCACGACCTGCACGCCCACCCTGAACTTAAGTACGAAGAGCGGCGCACCAGTCGGCGCGTGCGCGAGGAACTCGCTGCGGCGGGCATCGAGTTCGTCGGCGATCTCGCGGGCGGAACCGGCGTGCTGGCGCATGTGCCCGGCAGCGGCAATGGTGACGCTATCGGATTGCGCGCCGACATGGATGCCCTGCCCATCGTCGAAGAGAACGAGATCGAGTACCGGTCCACCACTCCGGGCGTCATGCACGCCTGCGGCCACGACGGGCACACGACGATCTGCCTCGGCGCTGCGCGCGTGCTCAAACGGCTTTCCGAGGAGGACGGACTGCCCCGCAGCGTGAAGTTCGTCTTTCAGCCGGCCGAGGAAGGCGGGGCGGGCGGCCGGCGCATGGTCGAAGACGGCTGCCTGACGGACCAGGTGCTCGGGCCGCGCATTGGCGAGATGTTCGGCCTGCACTGCTGGCCCGTGCTGCCGCTGGGAACAGTCGCGACGCGTCCGGGCCCGCTGCTGGCCGCGACGGATCACTTCACCGTGACGATGCGCGGCAAGATGGGTCACGCCGCGAGCCCGCACTTCTCGCATGACCCCATCGTCGCGGCGTCTGAACTGGTCATGGCGCTGCAGTGCATCGTCAGCCGCAACGTCGATCCGCTCGAATCGATGGTCATTTCAGTCACTAAGTTCCACGGCGGCAGCGCGTACAACGTCATTCCCGAGGAAGTCGAGATCGCCGGCACGATGCGCACGCTGACCGACGAGATGCGTCGATTCGGCCGCACGCGCTTCTACGAAACGGCGCTGAACGTGGCTGCGATCCACCGGTGTGTGGCAGAGATTGAGTGGGAACAGGGATATCCGGTGACGCGAAATGATGCGGGTGCGGTCGAGGCGTTCTTCAAAGTGGCGCGGCAGGCGGTGGGGGAGGAGCGGGCGACGCTGTATCCCGTGCCGTGCATGGGCGGCGAGGATTTCTCGTACTACTGCAACGAGGTGCCATCGTGCTTTTTCCTGCTCGGCCAGCAGCGCCGCCCCGATGAGCCGTACCCCATGGTGCACACGCCGCGGTTCAATTTCAACGACGATTCAATCGCCCTGGGCGTCGAGATGTTCTGCCGACTGGCGCTGGGGATTGGGAGGGATTGA